A portion of the Lolium rigidum isolate FL_2022 chromosome 1, APGP_CSIRO_Lrig_0.1, whole genome shotgun sequence genome contains these proteins:
- the LOC124651252 gene encoding bisdemethoxycurcumin synthase-like, giving the protein MASSTHATLSEIRRLQRADGPAAVLAIGTANPPNCVLQEDYPDYYFRVTKSEHLTDLKHKLTTMCQKTGTEKRFFHHKSELLDAHPHFFDGGRPSLQDRLEIAAAAAPELAASAAAKAIAKWGRPATDITHLILSTNSCARTPGADIHLASLLGLRPSVARTMLQLNGCGTGSGSLRLAKDLAENNRGARVLVACVELSIVAFGGPEDNYPHTLISQASFGDGAGAVIVGADAVRPLERPLFDMVSASQTTIPDTDHAVTMQLTEGGLKYHLLMRELVPIAAQNIEQCLSAELERLGVDAEWNHLFWAVHPGISAILDHIDGALRLEPGKLAASRTVLRDYGNMLSATVIFVLDEQRRRMEEDGEEGVWGVMVGLGTGFTIETMVLHATTSLKQKLALV; this is encoded by the exons ATGGCAAGCAGTACCCATGCCACCCTCTCCGAGATCCGCCGTTTGCAGCGTGCGGACGGGCCTGCGGCCGTGCTCGCCATCGGCACAGCAAACCCGCCCAACTGCGTGCTCCAGGAGGATTACCCGGACTACTACTTCCGCGTCACCAAAAGCGAGCACCTCACGGATCTCAAGCACAAACTAACAACAATGT GTCAGAAGACAGGCACGGAGAAACGTTTCTTTCACCACAAATCGGAGCTGCTGGATGCCCACCCTCATTTCTTCGACGGCGGACGTCCGTCTCTCCAGGACCGTCTGGAGATCGCGGCCGCAGCTGCTCCTGAGCTCGCAGCGTCAGCCGCCGCCAAGGCCATAGCCAAGTGGGGCCGTCCAGCCACCGACATCACCCACCTCATCCTCAGCACCAACTCGTGCGCGCGCACCCCCGGTGCCGACATTCACCTGGCCTCCCTCCTCGGCCTCCGTCCATCCGTCGCTCGCACCATGCTCCAGCTCAACGGATGCGGCACCGGCTCTGGATCGCTGCGCCTCGCCAAGGACTTGGCCGAGAACAACCGTGGCGCGCGCGTCCTGGTGGCGTGCGTCGAGCTCAGCATCGTCGCCTTCGGAGGGCCAGAGGACAACTACCCCCACACCCTCATCAGCCAGGCATCGTTCGGGGATGGCGCGGGCGCGGTCATCGTCGGCGCTGACGCCGTGCGCCCCTTGGAGCGCCCGCTCTTCGACATGGTATCCGCCTCACAGACCACGATTCCGGACACGGACCATGCGGTCACCATGCAGCTCACGGAAGGCGGCCTCAAGTACCACCTCTTGATGCGGGAGCTCGTGCCGATAGCGGCACAAAACATCGAGCAGTGCTTGTCCGCTGAGCTCGAGCGGCTTGGAGTTGACGCCGAATGGAACCATCTCTTCTGGGCAGTGCACCCCGGCATCAGTGCAATCTTAGACCACATCGACGGGGCTCTCCGGTTGGAGCCGGGGAAGTTGGCCGCCAGTCGGACCGTGCTGAGGGACTACGGGAATATGCTTAGCGCCACGGTCATTTTCGTGCTCGATGAGCAGCGGCGGCGAATGGAGGAGGACGGGGAGGAGGGAGTTTGGGGTGTGATGGTGGGACTTGGAACCGGGTTCACTATTGAGACTATGGTGCTGCATGCGACCACCAGCCTCAAACAAAAGTTGGCACTTGTTTAA